The Microbacterium luteum nucleotide sequence AGGTCCCAGATGGGGCCGATCGTGTTGATGATCTGTCGTCGGGACACGTCGTTCCTGCCGAGGAACGGCAGCGACATGCCGACGCCGAAGTCGAAGCCGTCGAGGACGAAGTAGCCGACGAACAGGAAGCCGACGATCCAGAACCACAGGTAGGCGAGATCCATGATGTGCTCCGCTCTTGCTCAGTAGACGGTCGTGGGGGTGTCTTCGACGGACACGTCGTTCGGATCGGGGTCGTCGGGGCCGGGCAGGGGGTCAGGGCCCTTCTGCGCGGCCTTCTTGATGAGGCCGAACTCGACCACCGCGAGGGCCGCGTAGATCAGGGTGAAGGCGACGAGCGAGATCAGCACCGTCCACCCCGGCACGTTGGGGGAGACGCCGTCCTCGGTGAGCATGAGGCTGAAGACGATCCAGGGCTGACGGCCCATCTCGGTGAAGACCCAGCCGACGAGGCTGCCGAGCAGCGGCAGCGGAGCGGCCCAGATCGCCACGCGCCACGCCCACTGCGGCACATCCCGCTTGGCGTTCTTGCGGGTGAGCCACAGGCCGGCGATCGCGATGAGGAACGCCGCGCCGCCGAGGCCCATCATCCAGCGGAAGGACCAGTACGTGACCCACACGATCGGCATGTAGTCCACGCCGGCGCCGTAGAGCGTCTCGTACTGCGCCTGCAGGTCGTTGAAGCCCTCGACGCAGCCGTTCAGATCGTGCGTCGACAGGAAGGCCAGCAGATAGGGCACGCGCAGCGACCACACCTCGTGCGAGGCGTCGGGCGTTCCGATGGAGAAGATCGAGAACGACGCATCCGCCCCGCACGCGCTCTCCCACATCGCCTCCGCGGCGGCCATCTTCATCGGCTGGGTCTCGACCATGACCAGACTCAGCTGATCGCCGCTGAGGGCGACGCCGATGAACGAGACGACCATGAACCACAGGCCGAACCGCAGCGATGAGCGCATCGTCTCGAGGTGCTGGCCGCGGCGCAGGTGCCACGCCGAGACGGCGATGACGATGGCGGCGGCGAACATCCACGCGCTCGTGATCGTGTGGGGGAAGGCGGCGAGGACGACCGGGTTGGTGAGCACCGCGACGATGTCGACGAGTTCGGCGCGTCCGCCGTCGGCGGCCATCTGGTAGCCCACGGGGTTCTGCATGAAGGCATTCGCCGCGAGGATGAAGTACGCCGACAGGGTCGACCCGAACACGACGGCCCAGATGCTCGCCAGGTGCAGCTTCTTCGGCAGACGGTTCCACCCGAAGATCCAGACGCCGATGAACGTGGCCTCGAAGAAGAAGGCCATGAGCCCCTCGAACGCGAGCGGCGCGCCGAAGACGTCGCCGACGAAGCGGGAGTAGGCGGACCAGTTCATGCCGAACTGGAACTCCTGCACGATGCCCGTGACCACGCCCATCGCGAAGTTGATGAGGAAGATCTTCCCGAACAGCCGCGTCAGGTGCAGCCACTTCACATCGCCGGTGCGGTGCCACACCGTCTGGAAGATGGCGGTGACCAGCGCCATCCCGAGGGTGAGCGGCACGAAGAGGTAGTGGTAGAGCGTGGTGAGGCCGAACTGCCATCGGGCGAGG carries:
- a CDS encoding cytochrome ubiquinol oxidase subunit I, coding for MELLDPLLLARWQFGLTTLYHYLFVPLTLGMALVTAIFQTVWHRTGDVKWLHLTRLFGKIFLINFAMGVVTGIVQEFQFGMNWSAYSRFVGDVFGAPLAFEGLMAFFFEATFIGVWIFGWNRLPKKLHLASIWAVVFGSTLSAYFILAANAFMQNPVGYQMAADGGRAELVDIVAVLTNPVVLAAFPHTITSAWMFAAAIVIAVSAWHLRRGQHLETMRSSLRFGLWFMVVSFIGVALSGDQLSLVMVETQPMKMAAAEAMWESACGADASFSIFSIGTPDASHEVWSLRVPYLLAFLSTHDLNGCVEGFNDLQAQYETLYGAGVDYMPIVWVTYWSFRWMMGLGGAAFLIAIAGLWLTRKNAKRDVPQWAWRVAIWAAPLPLLGSLVGWVFTEMGRQPWIVFSLMLTEDGVSPNVPGWTVLISLVAFTLIYAALAVVEFGLIKKAAQKGPDPLPGPDDPDPNDVSVEDTPTTVY